DNA sequence from the Roseibium sp. HPY-6 genome:
CAGCGATATCAACCGGGTCCTGACGGAAGCTGCAAATTTCGGATCAGCCTTCCGGGACGACAAACACACCCTCCGGCAACTTTGTCGCCGACCCGACGAGTTTTTCACCGCCAAGCCGGGCCATGACCTCAAGCATCAGTTCGGCCTGTTGTTCATCGACCGGTCCGGGTGCCGGGATGCCGGCAATAAAGCCTGCTTTCAGGGCTTCGAAATCGGCATCGCTCTTGGCTCGCATCAAAGGCCTGATGCGGTCGAAGGCGTCGGGGTCGTCTGCCAGAATGGTTTTGGCACCCCGCGATGCAGCCATGAAACCGCGCACGAGATCTGGCTGTTCCTTCAGCATTTTACCGTGAAAGACATAGCCGAGAAGCGGCGTTTCCGGGTCGAGGCCGAGTGCCTTGGCAGCATCTGCAACTGAAATCAGCTCGCGCATTCCCTTGGCTTTCATCTTGGCTGCGAAATGCCAGAAGTTGATAGCGCCGTCTGTTTCTCCGGAGAGCGCATTTTTGAAAATCAACGGCGGGGCACCGAATACCTGTTCCGTTTCCGCGGCAAGATCAATCCCGTATTCCTGTTCTGCATAGGCTCTCAGAATAAGCCAGCTTTTATCGACCGGTCCACCGGCGATACCGATCTTCTGACCAGCCAGATCCTTCAGGTTCTGGGCTTTGCTGTCGCTGGGAACCATCAGGCCGCCAACGGATTTGGAGTAGGGCACGAAGACATAATCATGCCCGTCGGCGCGTTGACGCGCGACCCAGAGCCAGTCTGCAACAACGATATCGGCTTCGCCTCCCTGAAATGCGATGCGGGTCGCGGGATTGCCCGCGAGACCCATGACCTCAAGCTGAAACCCGTTTTCGACATCCAGGCCGTTGTGCTTGATGGTGTCGAGTTCCCAGTTCACCGTTCCGACTTTCAGGACCGCGGCCTTCAGAACCGGCGTGTCCTGCGCGTGCGCGGCTGCGGTGAGCATCAGGCAAGAAAAGCTGGCAAAAAGCAGTTTGATGAGCCGATGCATGATTTCCTCCCGTATGTATTTTACCCCAGCTTAGCAGTCGTGAATTCGCAATGAATTGGACTTTCGGTCGGAAAGATTGCCCGGCTTTCAAATCGTTCAGGCACAGGTTACAGAAGCCTTGAGACGAACCAGAGCCGTCTTCCGGGCGGCTCCCGGCGGAAGTGTGAAATTGCTGCAACGCACAGAGCCGATTTCGCTGAATTCCGCCGATTGAAAGGTGCACTATGGTGCAATTCTCGCAATTGGGTGTTTCCACTAGACTGAAAATCAGGGAGGCGGCTTCGTGTGTTCATGCGGTTTCAGAACACGTCGCTCTGTCCGAACTGAATCTGGGAGGAGACAGGATGAGGAAGTTTTTCGCTATGGCAGCGGTCAGCGCTCTCGCGATGACCGGCGCACACGCCGATGTTACGGAAGAGGACCTGGCAAACGATCAGGCGACGACTGACAGCGTTCTGACCAATGGCATGGGCCGGGATCAGCAACGGTTTTCACCCCTGAAGATCATCACCAAGGACAATGTTCAAAACGTGGTTCCGGCCTGGGCGTTTTCACTGGGGGGTGAAAAGCAACGCGGTCAGGAAACACAGCCGCTCATTTACGACGGGGTTATGTATATCACCGGGTCGTATTCGCGGCTTTACGCGATTGACGTGAAGACCGGCGAGGAAATCTGGCAATATGATGCGCGTCTTCCCGAAGGCATTCTGCCTTGCTGCGACGTGGTCAACCGCGGCGCGGCCATCTATGGAGACAAGATTTACTTCGGAACGCTTGATGCGCGGATTGTGGCACTTGACCTGAAAACAGGTGATGTGGTCTGGCGCAAGAAAATCGCGGACTACAAGGCCGGATATTCCTATACGGCTGCCCCGGTTATCGTGAACGGCCTTATCGTGACCGGCAATTCCGGCGGCGAATTCGGGATAGTCGGAGAGGTGCAGGCCCGCGATGCGGAAACAGGCGAACTGGTCTGGACTCGCCCCGTGATCGAAGGCCACATGGGCACTTTCAAGGGCGAAGAAAGCACGATGACCGGCACGCTCAACGCGACCTGGCCGGGCGACATGTGGAAGACAGGCGGCGGGGCGACGTGGCTCGGCGGCACCTTTGACCAGGACACCAACACACTGGTGTTCGGTGCCGGCAACCCGGCTCCCTGGAACAGCTGGCTGAGGTCCGCCGGTAATCCGTCCGGAACCGAAGGCGACAACCTTTACGCGGCCTCGCGCATCGGCATCAATCCGGAAAACGGTGAAATCAAATGGCACTACCAGACCACGCCCCGCGAAGGCTGGGACTTTGATGGTGTCAACGAAGTCATTCCGTTCGTCGATGCAAGCGGAAACAAACGTTATGCGACCGCTGATCGGAACGGGTTCTTCTATATCCTGAACCGTGAAGACGGTGCCTTTGTCAACGCGTGGCCTTTCGTCAAACAGATCACCTGGGCGGAAGGCATCGGCGAGGATGGACGCCCGAAATTCGTCGAAAACAACCGTCCGGGCGATCCGAGCAAGGCGGCCGACGGCAAGAAGGGAGAAGTTGTCTTTTCCGTACCATCGTTCCTCGGCGGCAAGAACTGGATGCCGATGGCGCACAACCCGGATACCGGTCTCTTCTACGTTCCGTCGAACGAATGGGGCATGGATATCTGGAACGAGCCGATCACCTACAAGAAAGGCGCTGCCTATCTCGGATCCGGCTTTACCATCAAGCCCATCTTCGAAGACTACATCGGTTCGCTGAAAGCGATCGACCCCAATACCGGCGAGATCAAGTGGGAACACAAGAACAACGCGCCCTTGTGGGGCGGTGTCATGACCACGGCGGGTGGCCTCGTCTTTACCGGTATGCCCGAAGGACAGTTCAAGGCCTTTGACGCAGATACCGGCGAAGAACTCTGGTCCTTCCAGACCGGCTCCGGTATCGTTGGTCAGCCGATCACCTGGGACATGGACGGCGAGCAGTATATCGCTGTTGCCTCAGGCTGGGGTGGTGCGGTTCCGCTGTGGGGCGGTGAGGTCGCCAAGAAAGTGAACTACCTGAACCAGGGCGGTTCAATCTGGGTGTTCAAGCTGCCCAAGCAGCTGGCATCGTCGAATTAAGACGGAACGGTTCGACGCTTCCGGCGGCTGTCTGCCGGAAGCGTCCCGTCTTCGATGCGAAACAATCGCACGCAAGAACCTGTCGGCACCCATCGTCCGAAACCGGGAGGCAAGGGATCATGTCAATCATGGCTGACGGCGCCACCAAATTCTTGATTATCGACGATCATCCTCTGTTTCGGGAAGCACTTCACAGTGCGGTGGAACTTGCCTATCCGAATTCCGATACACAGGACGCAGCTTCGCTGGACGATGCATGCGAATTGCTGGATGACGATGCAGGTTTCGACCTTGCACTTCTGGACCTGTCCATACCCGGTGTGAAAGGCATGGACGGGCTCCTGCATTTGAGAACCCATTATCCAAGGCTTCCCGTTGTGGTCGTGTCCGGCGCCGAAGACCCGCCCATCATCGCCCAGGTGATGGCTTACGGTGCCGCCGGGTTCATTCCCAAATCGTCGAAAAAGACCACGCTGGCAGAGGCGATCCAGCAGGTCATGAACGGCGCGACTTACCTGCCCGAGAACTACACCGATGCGGAAGACGAGCCGCTTGACGACCAGACGCGGAAAATGATCGAACGGCTGTCGAGCTTGACGCCGCAGCAGATCCGGGTTCTGCAGATGATCTGCAGCGGGCTCTTGAACAAGCAGATTGCCTATGAATTGCAGGTTGGTGAAACCACGGTGAAAGCCCATGTTTCCGAGATTCTGAGGAAACTGTGTGTCTCAAGTCGCACGCAGGCCGTTATCGAAGTCAAGAAACTCGAAGCGCTGGGGACGACGGATCCCTTTGACACTGCGGCATCCGCGAACACCAATCCTGGTTTCAGGCCGCTGCGGCATCACAGTTAGGCTGACCAGGCGCGCTGTTTATTTGCCTGAATTGATGAGATGTGTTGCCAGAGCCCGCAATTGTGCGGGCTTTACAGGTTTGGGCAGATGCTCCACACCGAGCGCCTTCGCATGTTCCGCAAGGCCCTGGGACGCATCGGCAGTTGCCAGAATCGCCGGGATGCGGGCGGGCAGCACCGCAAACAGGCGCTCCAGTGTGTCCGTTCCCAGA
Encoded proteins:
- a CDS encoding ABC transporter substrate-binding protein, producing MHRLIKLLFASFSCLMLTAAAHAQDTPVLKAAVLKVGTVNWELDTIKHNGLDVENGFQLEVMGLAGNPATRIAFQGGEADIVVADWLWVARQRADGHDYVFVPYSKSVGGLMVPSDSKAQNLKDLAGQKIGIAGGPVDKSWLILRAYAEQEYGIDLAAETEQVFGAPPLIFKNALSGETDGAINFWHFAAKMKAKGMRELISVADAAKALGLDPETPLLGYVFHGKMLKEQPDLVRGFMAASRGAKTILADDPDAFDRIRPLMRAKSDADFEALKAGFIAGIPAPGPVDEQQAELMLEVMARLGGEKLVGSATKLPEGVFVVPEG
- a CDS encoding PQQ-dependent methanol/ethanol family dehydrogenase — translated: MRKFFAMAAVSALAMTGAHADVTEEDLANDQATTDSVLTNGMGRDQQRFSPLKIITKDNVQNVVPAWAFSLGGEKQRGQETQPLIYDGVMYITGSYSRLYAIDVKTGEEIWQYDARLPEGILPCCDVVNRGAAIYGDKIYFGTLDARIVALDLKTGDVVWRKKIADYKAGYSYTAAPVIVNGLIVTGNSGGEFGIVGEVQARDAETGELVWTRPVIEGHMGTFKGEESTMTGTLNATWPGDMWKTGGGATWLGGTFDQDTNTLVFGAGNPAPWNSWLRSAGNPSGTEGDNLYAASRIGINPENGEIKWHYQTTPREGWDFDGVNEVIPFVDASGNKRYATADRNGFFYILNREDGAFVNAWPFVKQITWAEGIGEDGRPKFVENNRPGDPSKAADGKKGEVVFSVPSFLGGKNWMPMAHNPDTGLFYVPSNEWGMDIWNEPITYKKGAAYLGSGFTIKPIFEDYIGSLKAIDPNTGEIKWEHKNNAPLWGGVMTTAGGLVFTGMPEGQFKAFDADTGEELWSFQTGSGIVGQPITWDMDGEQYIAVASGWGGAVPLWGGEVAKKVNYLNQGGSIWVFKLPKQLASSN
- a CDS encoding response regulator transcription factor — encoded protein: MSIMADGATKFLIIDDHPLFREALHSAVELAYPNSDTQDAASLDDACELLDDDAGFDLALLDLSIPGVKGMDGLLHLRTHYPRLPVVVVSGAEDPPIIAQVMAYGAAGFIPKSSKKTTLAEAIQQVMNGATYLPENYTDAEDEPLDDQTRKMIERLSSLTPQQIRVLQMICSGLLNKQIAYELQVGETTVKAHVSEILRKLCVSSRTQAVIEVKKLEALGTTDPFDTAASANTNPGFRPLRHHS